A stretch of Lactuca sativa cultivar Salinas chromosome 6, Lsat_Salinas_v11, whole genome shotgun sequence DNA encodes these proteins:
- the LOC111901108 gene encoding E4 SUMO-protein ligase PIAL2 isoform X1, which translates to MTGTVINPLQVPGTVDMSTSRTPSVSHMNSVRISAVVDRLLAYVRGGSRNDNNEFFKLCISLSRVIDYAVANKEIPVKASELPGLLKQICQWKNDAPLQAAIMVLLISLKGACRNGWFSEKDNEELQKLSNEISGSFCSVKEMNFGENIVHHSISAVMLRFYPSMKMGETLAFVEAKPGYGAFLKDFDITTKAMSSNNKIYLFVAQVDDTETSSCIISPQQVNFLLNGRAVNGRTCVSKDPGPQTPTLVTHMLKLGTNLLQVVGQFNGNYIIIVAFMSMISNPISPTLPNYVPPVAAAPDPDNELTEGPSTTSLNCPISFKRIKTPVKGQLCKHRQCFDYDNYVDINSRRPSWKCPHCSQSVCFTDIRIDRIMVKVLKEVGVNVSHVRISADGSWEAVKEEDDHNTDNNNNNKLQSTPPLHQNMGPGILDLTEGDNYINATATDPHHQNIDKKPSPSQLQNPNSTNIRNIPLPPNGFQKIQTSNTMVPPVQMNPILQGQSQLSASNTMQSKDVNGIVRYPTHSSRHITRIPIAVQALPAQTSVGPGSGGLDGFYMNPHQINRTVSVPPSQHMGPQAFDGGYQYNSHQQHQSPQVQQVGVGPTNGILSNQQNYAMSMSMSAQQQAATNAHVNNQLAQAQAHHYAMSAATNGHVSNNQQARHHAMSAAQQGFHVRSWTPSSHDHGDQNWRPSGRMRGSLSGQAYSEALNQYIYLPTQPVQATRPPLLNTPRPVIPPHLQFLFANNRNMIGDNSLLYDNTNGGGGGGFR; encoded by the exons ATGACCGGAACGGTGATAAATCCGCTGCAGGTGCCTGGAACAGTTGACATGTCAACCAGCCGGACGCCATCAGTGTCGCACATGAACTCTGTCCGCATTTCAGCAGTTGTTGATCGACTACTTGCTTACGTTCGCGGTGGCTCAAGGAACGACAACAACGAGTTCTTCAAACTCTGCATCTCTCTTTCCAG AGTAATCGACTATGCTGTTGCTAACAAGGAAATTCCAGTCAAAGCTTCAGAATTACCTGGTTTGTTGAAGCAG aTATGTCAATGGAAAAATGATGCCCCATTACAAGCTGCTATTATGGTGCTGTTGATCTCTTTGAAG GGTGCATGTAGAAATGGATGGTTCAGTGAGAAGGATAATGAAGAGCTTCAAAAGCTTTCAAATGAG ATATCAGGCAGTTTCTGCAGTGTTAAGGAAATGAACTTTGGAGAGAACATAGTCCATCACAGTATATCAGCAGTTATGTTAAG GTTCTATCCAAGTATGAAGATGGGTGAAACACTTGCTTTTGTTGAGGCCAAG CCGGGATACGGTGCTTTTTTGAAAGATTTTGATATCACAACCAAAGCAATGTCTTCTAACAATAAAATA TATTTGTTTGTTGCTCAAGTTGATGACACAGAGACATCTTCATGCATCATAAGTCCCCAACAAGTCAA CTTTTTGTTGAATGGAAGAGCTGTGAATGGGAGGACTTGTGTTTCTAAG GATCCAGGACCACAGACTCCAACACTTGTGACACATATGCTCAAGTTGGGAACCAATCTTCTTCAAGTTGTGGGCCAGTTTAATG GGAATTATATTATAATTGTTGCCTTCATGAGTATGATCTCAAATCCAATCTCTCCCACCCTTCCCAACTATGTGCCACCAGTTGCTGCTGCTCCTGATCCAGATAATGAGTTAACTGAAGGCCCATCTACAACATCACTAAATTGCCCCATaag CTTCAAACGTATCAAGACTCCCGTCAAAGGACAATTGTGTAAACATCGTCAG TGTTTTGATTATGACAACTATGTGGACATAAACTCAAGAAGACCATCGTGGAAATGTCCCCATTGTAGTCAATCTGTCTGCTTCACTGACATCCGAATTGATCGCATCATGGTTAAG GTTCTGAAGGAAGTAGGGGTGAATGTTTCTCATGTGAGAATCTCTGCTGATGGATCATGGGAAGCTGTTAAAGAAGAAGATGATCATAAcacagataataataataataataaactacaATCTACACCACCTTTACACCAAAACATGGGGCCTGGTATTTTGGACCTTACAGAAGGTGATAATTACATAAATGCCACTGCTACTGATCCTCATCATCAAAACATCGACAAAAAACCTTCTCCTTCTCAGTTGCAAAATCCCAACTCTACAAACATAAGAAATATTCCACTTCCACCTAACGGGTTTCAGAAAATTCAGACATCCAATACTATGGTGCCACCTGTCCAGATGAATCCAATTTTGcagggtcaaagtcaactttctgcTTCCAATACTATGCAGTCAAAGGATGTGAATGGGATTGTGAGGTACCCTACACATTCTTCCAGACATATAACAAGAATCCCAATTGCTGTTCAGGCACTTCCAGCTCAGACCTCTGTGGGCCCGGGTAGTGGTGGCTTAGATGGATTTTATATGAATCCACATCAGATAAACCGTACAGTCTCGGTCCCACCTTCACAACACATGGGCCCACAG GCATTTGATGGTGGTTATCAATATAACTCTCACCAACAACACCAGTCTCCTCAAGTTCAGCAAGTAGGTGTGGGTCCCACAAATGGTATTTTAAGCAACCAACAAAACTATGCCATGTCCATGTCCATGTCAGCTCAACAACAAGCTGCCACAAATGCTCATGTAAACAACCAACTGGCCCAGGCCCAGGCCCACCACTATGCCATGTCAGCTGCGACAAATGGTCATGTAAGCAACAACCAACAAGCCCGGCATCATGCCATGTCAGCTGCTCAACAAGGTTTCCACGTCAGGAGCTGGACACCATCATCGCATGACCATGGAG ACCAAAACTGGAGGCCAAGTGGACGCATGCGTGGAAGTTTATCGGGTCAAGCTTATTCAGAGGCTCTTAATCAGTACATATATCTTCCAACACAACCTGTCCAAGCTACAAGACCACCACTTCTGAATACTCCCAGACCTGTAATTCCACCCCATTTGCAATTTCTCTTTGCAAATAATAGAAACATGATTGGTGACAACTCTTTGCTTTATGATAATaccaatggtggtggtggtggtggttttagATAG
- the LOC111901108 gene encoding E4 SUMO-protein ligase PIAL2 isoform X2: protein MVLLISLKGACRNGWFSEKDNEELQKLSNEISGSFCSVKEMNFGENIVHHSISAVMLRFYPSMKMGETLAFVEAKPGYGAFLKDFDITTKAMSSNNKIYLFVAQVDDTETSSCIISPQQVNFLLNGRAVNGRTCVSKDPGPQTPTLVTHMLKLGTNLLQVVGQFNGNYIIIVAFMSMISNPISPTLPNYVPPVAAAPDPDNELTEGPSTTSLNCPISFKRIKTPVKGQLCKHRQCFDYDNYVDINSRRPSWKCPHCSQSVCFTDIRIDRIMVKVLKEVGVNVSHVRISADGSWEAVKEEDDHNTDNNNNNKLQSTPPLHQNMGPGILDLTEGDNYINATATDPHHQNIDKKPSPSQLQNPNSTNIRNIPLPPNGFQKIQTSNTMVPPVQMNPILQGQSQLSASNTMQSKDVNGIVRYPTHSSRHITRIPIAVQALPAQTSVGPGSGGLDGFYMNPHQINRTVSVPPSQHMGPQAFDGGYQYNSHQQHQSPQVQQVGVGPTNGILSNQQNYAMSMSMSAQQQAATNAHVNNQLAQAQAHHYAMSAATNGHVSNNQQARHHAMSAAQQGFHVRSWTPSSHDHGDQNWRPSGRMRGSLSGQAYSEALNQYIYLPTQPVQATRPPLLNTPRPVIPPHLQFLFANNRNMIGDNSLLYDNTNGGGGGGFR, encoded by the exons ATGGTGCTGTTGATCTCTTTGAAG GGTGCATGTAGAAATGGATGGTTCAGTGAGAAGGATAATGAAGAGCTTCAAAAGCTTTCAAATGAG ATATCAGGCAGTTTCTGCAGTGTTAAGGAAATGAACTTTGGAGAGAACATAGTCCATCACAGTATATCAGCAGTTATGTTAAG GTTCTATCCAAGTATGAAGATGGGTGAAACACTTGCTTTTGTTGAGGCCAAG CCGGGATACGGTGCTTTTTTGAAAGATTTTGATATCACAACCAAAGCAATGTCTTCTAACAATAAAATA TATTTGTTTGTTGCTCAAGTTGATGACACAGAGACATCTTCATGCATCATAAGTCCCCAACAAGTCAA CTTTTTGTTGAATGGAAGAGCTGTGAATGGGAGGACTTGTGTTTCTAAG GATCCAGGACCACAGACTCCAACACTTGTGACACATATGCTCAAGTTGGGAACCAATCTTCTTCAAGTTGTGGGCCAGTTTAATG GGAATTATATTATAATTGTTGCCTTCATGAGTATGATCTCAAATCCAATCTCTCCCACCCTTCCCAACTATGTGCCACCAGTTGCTGCTGCTCCTGATCCAGATAATGAGTTAACTGAAGGCCCATCTACAACATCACTAAATTGCCCCATaag CTTCAAACGTATCAAGACTCCCGTCAAAGGACAATTGTGTAAACATCGTCAG TGTTTTGATTATGACAACTATGTGGACATAAACTCAAGAAGACCATCGTGGAAATGTCCCCATTGTAGTCAATCTGTCTGCTTCACTGACATCCGAATTGATCGCATCATGGTTAAG GTTCTGAAGGAAGTAGGGGTGAATGTTTCTCATGTGAGAATCTCTGCTGATGGATCATGGGAAGCTGTTAAAGAAGAAGATGATCATAAcacagataataataataataataaactacaATCTACACCACCTTTACACCAAAACATGGGGCCTGGTATTTTGGACCTTACAGAAGGTGATAATTACATAAATGCCACTGCTACTGATCCTCATCATCAAAACATCGACAAAAAACCTTCTCCTTCTCAGTTGCAAAATCCCAACTCTACAAACATAAGAAATATTCCACTTCCACCTAACGGGTTTCAGAAAATTCAGACATCCAATACTATGGTGCCACCTGTCCAGATGAATCCAATTTTGcagggtcaaagtcaactttctgcTTCCAATACTATGCAGTCAAAGGATGTGAATGGGATTGTGAGGTACCCTACACATTCTTCCAGACATATAACAAGAATCCCAATTGCTGTTCAGGCACTTCCAGCTCAGACCTCTGTGGGCCCGGGTAGTGGTGGCTTAGATGGATTTTATATGAATCCACATCAGATAAACCGTACAGTCTCGGTCCCACCTTCACAACACATGGGCCCACAG GCATTTGATGGTGGTTATCAATATAACTCTCACCAACAACACCAGTCTCCTCAAGTTCAGCAAGTAGGTGTGGGTCCCACAAATGGTATTTTAAGCAACCAACAAAACTATGCCATGTCCATGTCCATGTCAGCTCAACAACAAGCTGCCACAAATGCTCATGTAAACAACCAACTGGCCCAGGCCCAGGCCCACCACTATGCCATGTCAGCTGCGACAAATGGTCATGTAAGCAACAACCAACAAGCCCGGCATCATGCCATGTCAGCTGCTCAACAAGGTTTCCACGTCAGGAGCTGGACACCATCATCGCATGACCATGGAG ACCAAAACTGGAGGCCAAGTGGACGCATGCGTGGAAGTTTATCGGGTCAAGCTTATTCAGAGGCTCTTAATCAGTACATATATCTTCCAACACAACCTGTCCAAGCTACAAGACCACCACTTCTGAATACTCCCAGACCTGTAATTCCACCCCATTTGCAATTTCTCTTTGCAAATAATAGAAACATGATTGGTGACAACTCTTTGCTTTATGATAATaccaatggtggtggtggtggtggttttagATAG